The uncultured Carboxylicivirga sp. genomic interval GTAGATGATGCTTGTTGACTTGCTCCACTTGATATATCCTGTGAAGTGGTATTCATCTGTCCACTGGCAGTAACCAAAGCGTCAGAACTCACTTTAATTTGCTTAATTAACTGGCCAATACCTTCTACCATTTCATTTAATGCTCGCATTAAATCACCTATCTCATCCTTTTGATTCAACTCTATTTTTTCACTTAAATCTCCTTCAGCTATCTTTTGGGCAAATAATACTCCTTTAGTTATTCCCCTAACCAAAAAGGATGAAATAAAAAATGCTAAAAACAATCCAACGCCCAACGAAGCTAATAAAATGAATATTGAAATAATCCCAGTTGTTCTGGCATCACTAACCAGCTGATCTTCCGACAAAATATTATCACCAGATATGGTTATTGATTTATCAAATAGTTTGCCAAGCGTATCGAGTTGAAGCAAAGTATGGGCGTAAAACACTTCGTTAGCTTCTCTTGAGTGCGCCAATTTTTCATTAGTTTCCTGAATTAAATCGTTTAGCTTCGACACTACATTATTGGCAGCAACTTTTGTATTATCATTAAAGTAACGTTGTGCGCCATCAAAATTACCATTAGCCATTAATTGTTGCAAACGCCTTGATGAATTATGCAACCTTCGATGTGGTTCATACAATTCATCAAACGCAGCTTTTAGCATGGTATCTTTCATTAATACCTCACCTGTCTCAGGCATTTCCAACCAAGTTCCAAAACCACATTTTGTATGATCCATCTGTACGTTTAGTCGCGATTTTTTATTTAAAATCGCTTCTTCGACATTTAACAACCAAAAGAGATGATCAGCCTTTGCTTTATTTAATGCAATTGCCAAATTAATATCTACATTTTCGTGTAACTTCTCTATTGTAATAGCCGACTCATGCAGATGTTTATGTGGCTCTTCAAAATTGGCTAAAACTTCGGCTAATTCGGGCACTAATTCTTCAGCGTGCTTTCTTCCTTCACCATAGTACCAATGCCCAAAATCACATAAGTGATGATCTGTCTGAACATTCAACTTTTTGGCATCTGGACTAGTTAGAAACTCACTTACCTGTTTTGCCCAAAGTAAATGTTGGGTGTAACGAGTTTCTAATTCTGCTCTTAGCCTATTGCCTTCAATTACTTCGTTAGCTTTATCAACAATTCCAAATATTCCGGTATTTGAAATAAGCCCAACAAAACACAATAAAACTAAAATCAAGCCGAAACTAACCAATAGTTTCCACTTTATCCTCAAATCATTCCATAGTTTCATATAAGTTAAATTTGGTTACTTATTTATAAATTTCGAAAGTTTTATATTTAGAATCAATTTTAATTAAGCGTATTTATTTTATTATTTTTTAATACGATACGTTTTTATTTGCACGATTAACATTCAGGAACTCTTAATTATTAACTTATTTATAAGTGACTTAATTTTATTACAGTTTACTATATTTCATTTTCAACTTGATGTAAGTCGACTATTGTTGTAACTTTTAATAAAAAAACAATGGATCACTCAACAACTATATTAGGCATAAGTGTATATGATCGTACTAAAGAAGCTGGTCACGTACAAACACTTTTAACACGTTATGGATGTTCAATAAAAACACGTCTCGGATTACACGAAGTTAGCAAT includes:
- a CDS encoding methyl-accepting chemotaxis protein, yielding MKLWNDLRIKWKLLVSFGLILVLLCFVGLISNTGIFGIVDKANEVIEGNRLRAELETRYTQHLLWAKQVSEFLTSPDAKKLNVQTDHHLCDFGHWYYGEGRKHAEELVPELAEVLANFEEPHKHLHESAITIEKLHENVDINLAIALNKAKADHLFWLLNVEEAILNKKSRLNVQMDHTKCGFGTWLEMPETGEVLMKDTMLKAAFDELYEPHRRLHNSSRRLQQLMANGNFDGAQRYFNDNTKVAANNVVSKLNDLIQETNEKLAHSREANEVFYAHTLLQLDTLGKLFDKSITISGDNILSEDQLVSDARTTGIISIFILLASLGVGLFLAFFISSFLVRGITKGVLFAQKIAEGDLSEKIELNQKDEIGDLMRALNEMVEGIGQLIKQIKVSSDALVTASGQMNTTSQDISSGASQQASSTEEVSASMEEMGSIINMNRDFSLQVEQLAIVMAQSIKDGSESSSRCESIMSEVAEKIVAIKEIAQQTNILALNAAVEASRAGSEGRGFSVVAAEVRKLAERSKETSEIIGSLIEKGVLDSSMAGTKLRNVIDDVDKTTSMIKEISEASKEQAIGAQEVNNAISELNNVTQANAAASEELASSSTELDNHVRDLTKMIDRFRLQ